In the genome of Palaemon carinicauda isolate YSFRI2023 chromosome 20, ASM3689809v2, whole genome shotgun sequence, one region contains:
- the LOC137660078 gene encoding uncharacterized protein, producing MRLKKIVRESEEKKKREELKERKEEGRHSEKGNYINVRPEEGKNEMSEMGKEKERKEKIRMRDATEREEKKREKEKIRMRKERMKEEKMRLKEEKSTAKGKEKRENERNAKFKEREKKRKEKEKQKMKEIEKIVEEKKKEKEKNARLKELEKQKKEKQKKLKVKKREKEKNARLKELEKEKKKKKKQKMKEIKKEKKEKQKKVKEKKKENEKNARFRELEKKKKEKAKQKKLKEKKREREKNARLKELEKQKKEKQKIVKDKKKEKEKNARLKELEKRRKIN from the exons ATGAGATTGAAGAAAATTGTAAGGGagagtgaagagaaaaagaaaagagaggagttGAAAGAAAGGAAGGAGGAAGGAAGGCATAGCGAAAAGGGAAATTATATCAATGTAAGGCCAGAAGAAGGCAAAAATGAAATGAGTGAAAtggggaaagagaaagagagaaaagagaagataAGAATGAGGGATGCaacggagagagaggagaaaaagagagaaaaggagaagaTAAGAATGAGGAAAGAAAGGATGAAAGAAGAGAAAATGAGATTAAAGGAGGAAAAGTCAACTGCGAAAGGAAAGGAgaagagagaaaatgaaagaaatgcaAAGTTTAAGGAACgcgaaaaaaagaggaaagagaaagagaaacaaaagatgaaagaaattgaaaaa atagtggaagaaaaaaagaaagaaaaggagaaaaatgcgAGGTTGAAAGAACTCGAAAAGcagaaaaaagagaaacaaaagaaactgaaagtaaaaaagagagaaaaggagaaaaatgcGAGGTTGAAAGAActcgaaaaagagaagaaaaagaaaaagaaacaaaagatgaaagaaattaaaaaagagaagaaagaaaagcaaaagaaagtgaaagaaaagaaaaaagaaaatgagaaaaatgcgAGGTTTAGGGAActcgaaaaaaagaagaaagagaaagcaaaacaaaagaaactgaaagaaaaaaagagagaaagggagaaaaatGCGAGGTTGAAAGAACTCGAAAAGcagaaaaaagagaaacaaaagatagtgaaagataagaaaaaagaaaaggagaaaaatgcgAGGTTGAAAGAACtcgaaaaaagaagaaagataaacTAA